One genomic segment of Candidatus Hydrogenedens sp. includes these proteins:
- a CDS encoding DNA adenine methylase, with protein MSQFVKKQLTLFENPPAFPSTRFQGSKLKIVDWIWEEIRELKFHTALDAFGGTGSVAYMLKEKGKKVTYNDILKFNYYIGLALIENKEVTLTDEDVSFLLTRHNGISYPTFIADTFKDIYYTDDENRWIDIIVTNIKLLNDKYKQAMAFFALFQASLIKRPFNLFHRKNLYLRFADVKRDFGNKVTWDTSFDKHFRKFVDEANNAVFCNGQENKALNLDVFDIEEEFDLVYIDTPYISKKGTGVDYLNYYHFLEGLVNYDKWANLIDYRTKNRKLKAKPSVWIDKNKIYSAFDRLFKKFQGSILVVSYRSDGIPSIDELVNILKKYKKTIHQIKRKDYKYALSINELEEVILVGE; from the coding sequence ATGTCACAATTTGTTAAAAAACAATTGACTTTATTTGAAAATCCTCCAGCATTTCCTTCAACACGATTTCAAGGGAGTAAACTCAAAATAGTAGATTGGATATGGGAAGAAATAAGAGAGTTGAAATTTCACACTGCTCTTGACGCTTTTGGAGGGACTGGAAGTGTTGCTTATATGTTGAAGGAGAAAGGTAAGAAAGTAACATATAACGACATACTAAAATTTAACTACTATATAGGGCTTGCTTTGATAGAAAACAAAGAAGTAACACTGACAGATGAAGATGTTAGTTTTCTTCTTACAAGACATAATGGGATTTCCTATCCCACTTTTATTGCTGACACATTTAAAGATATCTATTACACTGATGATGAAAATAGATGGATTGATATAATAGTAACGAACATTAAATTACTGAATGATAAATATAAACAAGCAATGGCTTTTTTTGCACTATTTCAAGCATCTCTTATCAAACGACCCTTCAACCTATTCCATAGAAAGAACCTATATTTAAGATTTGCCGATGTAAAAAGAGATTTTGGGAATAAAGTAACTTGGGATACTTCTTTTGATAAACATTTTAGAAAATTTGTTGATGAAGCTAATAACGCAGTTTTCTGCAATGGTCAAGAGAATAAAGCGTTAAATCTTGATGTTTTTGATATTGAGGAAGAATTTGATCTTGTTTACATAGATACACCTTATATTTCAAAAAAAGGAACTGGAGTAGATTATCTTAACTATTATCATTTCCTTGAGGGGCTTGTTAATTATGACAAGTGGGCTAATCTAATCGATTACAGAACTAAAAATCGGAAGTTGAAAGCAAAACCATCTGTATGGATTGACAAAAATAAAATATACTCTGCTTTTGACAGGCTATTTAAAAAATTTCAAGGTAGTATTCTTGTTGTTTCATATCGTTCGGATGGTATTCCTTCTATAGATGAACTTGTAAATATACTTAAAAAATACAAAAAGACCATCCATCAAATAAAAAGGAAAGACTACAAATACGCATTAAGCATAAATGAGTTAGAGGAAGTAATTTTAGTAGGAGAATAA
- a CDS encoding AlwI family type II restriction endonuclease, translating to MKKPWSISTTVRNPERLRDFLRVLKNIEGQYFNKDNQVKYQVLLIQNRLYKPLYVPQKFRKYYEEAETKISYKEAEEIFYSQKYEDPPMRGRQSVNPLNKLGFSIAREGFGPIIITELGNKFLEGNYDIGYIFFKSLLKLQFPNPWSEDFSEKEGFNIMPFVSVIHLIDKLNRRSTKGGLNKTEFSIFVPTLINFEQVDEYVEKILEYREKKNKKDKDRYILNFAKKFYETKKMPDKKINNLFDYGDNIMRYFRLTRYFKVSMDPLGYYWNIDIEPSRKVEIEQLLEMYNGEAFKFKSLADYLSHLSDITKPTLPWEKKKNLEKIAKSLTDMIMGMIKKENLQITQNERKVLLTDVQILNKNQLENHISCLRAFNLELKERLRKIKLLGDVNRIKEIIVTLRDSKKLKKYEPEQFEKLITETLKIINDEIAIKPNYPVDDDGEPVSHSPGNKPDIECYYTTFQAICKVTLNTSKLQWVQEGQPIMRHLRDFEVQHQSNDIFCIFITPQIHTDTYSQFWIAVKYEYNGLPQKIVPMTTEQFAVLLETLLNLVKQDKRFSHKDLYKLYSMIINETKNLSSFSNWANFINEGIIRWQNEVIKLYES from the coding sequence ATGAAAAAACCTTGGTCAATCTCGACAACAGTAAGAAACCCTGAAAGATTACGGGATTTTTTAAGAGTGTTAAAAAATATAGAAGGACAATATTTTAATAAAGATAACCAAGTAAAATATCAAGTTTTATTAATACAAAATCGATTATACAAGCCTCTTTATGTTCCCCAAAAATTTAGAAAGTATTACGAAGAAGCAGAGACAAAAATTTCATATAAAGAAGCGGAAGAAATTTTTTATTCTCAAAAATACGAAGATCCACCTATGAGGGGAAGACAATCTGTAAATCCATTAAATAAACTTGGCTTTTCAATAGCAAGAGAAGGTTTTGGTCCAATAATAATTACTGAATTGGGAAATAAGTTCTTAGAAGGAAATTATGATATAGGTTATATATTCTTCAAGAGTTTACTTAAACTACAATTCCCAAACCCCTGGAGTGAAGATTTTTCAGAAAAAGAAGGTTTTAACATAATGCCATTTGTTTCAGTGATACATCTGATTGACAAACTCAATAGAAGATCTACAAAGGGAGGCTTAAATAAAACTGAGTTTAGTATTTTTGTCCCAACTCTAATAAATTTCGAACAAGTAGATGAATATGTCGAAAAAATTTTGGAATACAGAGAAAAGAAAAATAAAAAAGATAAAGATAGATATATTCTAAATTTCGCAAAGAAATTTTATGAAACAAAAAAGATGCCAGACAAAAAGATAAATAATCTGTTTGATTATGGGGATAACATAATGAGATATTTTAGACTTACAAGATATTTTAAGGTTTCGATGGATCCTTTAGGATATTATTGGAATATCGATATAGAACCTTCAAGAAAAGTTGAAATAGAACAACTTTTAGAGATGTATAATGGAGAAGCTTTTAAATTCAAATCTTTAGCGGATTACTTGAGTCATCTATCTGATATTACAAAGCCGACCTTGCCATGGGAAAAGAAAAAGAATTTAGAAAAAATAGCTAAGTCACTTACAGATATGATTATGGGAATGATAAAGAAAGAAAATTTACAGATTACTCAAAACGAACGAAAAGTTTTGCTTACAGATGTTCAAATATTAAATAAAAATCAACTGGAAAATCATATTTCTTGTTTAAGGGCTTTTAATCTGGAGTTAAAGGAACGATTAAGGAAGATAAAATTATTGGGCGACGTAAACAGAATTAAAGAAATAATAGTAACCTTGAGAGATTCTAAAAAGTTAAAGAAGTATGAACCCGAACAATTTGAGAAATTAATAACAGAGACATTAAAAATAATCAACGACGAGATTGCAATTAAGCCAAACTACCCAGTAGATGACGATGGAGAACCTGTTTCCCACTCTCCTGGAAACAAACCAGACATAGAATGTTACTATACAACATTCCAAGCAATTTGTAAAGTAACATTAAATACATCAAAATTACAATGGGTGCAAGAAGGGCAACCAATAATGAGACATTTAAGAGATTTCGAAGTTCAACATCAAAGTAATGATATATTTTGTATTTTTATTACACCACAAATTCATACTGATACATATTCTCAATTCTGGATCGCTGTAAAATATGAATATAATGGATTACCACAAAAAATAGTACCAATGACAACAGAGCAATTTGCAGTTCTCTTAGAAACATTGTTAAATCTTGTAAAACAAGATAAAAGATTTTCACATAAAGATTTATACAAGTTATATTCTATGATAATTAACGAAACAAAAAATTTGTCTAGTTTTTCTAATTGGGCTAATTTTATAAATGAAGGTATAATACGATGGCAGAATGAGGTGATAAAATTATATGAAAGTTAA
- a CDS encoding site-specific DNA-methyltransferase produces the protein MKVNHIYLGDCIQIMENIIPKDSINLVYADPPYNLSGQRLTLVNNKTGGPFYKMNEDWDTWNYEDYLVFTENWISKVYNILKSTGSLYVSCNYHNIAEVIFIAKKIGFKLNNIITWYKSNAMPNITKRTFTHSTEYVCWFVKASNWKFNYEKVKEFNPYKTKDGKSKQLRDFVDFIELPIVQGKERIKGTNNRAIHPTQKPEKLLELIILASSDEGDIVLDPFFGTGTTGYVASKFKRKWIGIEINEKYYKIAYDRIYGKEVIKNV, from the coding sequence ATGAAAGTTAACCATATATATTTAGGTGACTGTATACAAATAATGGAGAATATAATTCCCAAAGATAGTATAAATTTAGTATATGCGGATCCTCCTTATAATTTATCAGGACAGAGATTAACTTTAGTCAATAACAAAACAGGCGGTCCATTTTATAAAATGAATGAAGATTGGGATACATGGAACTATGAAGATTATCTTGTTTTTACTGAGAATTGGATTAGCAAAGTTTATAATATTTTAAAATCTACTGGTAGTTTATATGTTTCTTGTAATTATCATAACATAGCAGAAGTAATATTTATAGCAAAAAAAATTGGGTTCAAATTAAACAACATAATAACCTGGTATAAGTCAAATGCTATGCCCAATATAACAAAAAGAACATTTACTCATTCTACTGAATATGTTTGTTGGTTTGTTAAAGCTAGTAATTGGAAATTCAATTATGAGAAAGTTAAAGAGTTTAATCCTTATAAAACAAAAGATGGAAAATCAAAACAGTTAAGAGATTTTGTAGATTTTATTGAATTACCCATTGTTCAAGGAAAAGAAAGAATAAAAGGAACAAATAATAGGGCAATACATCCTACTCAAAAACCTGAAAAGTTGCTTGAATTAATTATATTAGCTTCATCAGATGAAGGTGATATAGTTCTTGATCCATTTTTTGGGACTGGAACAACAGGATATGTTGCCTCTAAATTTAAAAGAAAGTGGATTGGTATAGAAATAAATGAAAAATATTATAAAATTGCTTACGATAGAATATATGGAAAAGAGGTGATTAAAAATGTCTGA
- a CDS encoding cofactor-independent phosphoglycerate mutase — protein MKYLILVGDGMADFPIPELDGKTPLEVAKTPAMDEVAQRGIVGLFCPIPEGMPPGSDIGNLSLFGFNPRTCFTGRAPLEAARQGIRLTSSQVAFRCNIVSLQDGKMHDFTSGHIPTEDASLLIKDIGKELEKEYPVRFYPGVSYRHLAVINANSTYSVEDLEQTNCTPPHDITGQAWENYMPCGAAEKLIRSIMLSSQKLLPQHTVAKERVKQGKPEPNSFWLWGQGRTPQIQSYQEKFNLNGVVISAVDLVKGIGISAGLESIDVPGATGWIDTNYQGKIETALSALTRVDFALVHVEAPDESAHQGDLKLKIKAIEDFDEKIVRPALEFIKQSNESIRLFVAPDHVTALSTRTHAQGAVPFAMCGADIEVSGITEYHESSAKKTGIYYPEAHELIRHFLMGEPFYIGS, from the coding sequence TTGAAATATCTCATTCTTGTAGGAGATGGAATGGCGGATTTTCCTATTCCGGAACTGGACGGAAAGACGCCATTAGAGGTTGCTAAAACCCCAGCAATGGATGAAGTTGCTCAACGGGGTATCGTTGGGCTTTTTTGTCCCATTCCAGAAGGAATGCCTCCGGGTAGCGATATAGGAAATCTTTCACTTTTCGGATTTAATCCTCGAACCTGCTTTACAGGTCGTGCACCGCTGGAAGCCGCACGACAGGGAATTCGACTTACATCCTCGCAGGTCGCCTTCCGTTGCAATATCGTCTCTTTACAGGACGGGAAAATGCATGACTTCACCTCAGGGCATATCCCAACAGAGGATGCTTCTTTATTAATAAAGGATATTGGTAAAGAATTAGAGAAAGAGTATCCTGTTCGTTTCTATCCGGGCGTTAGTTATCGTCATCTGGCAGTGATAAATGCAAACAGCACTTATTCGGTGGAAGATTTAGAACAAACAAACTGCACCCCTCCTCATGATATTACAGGTCAAGCATGGGAAAATTACATGCCTTGCGGTGCCGCAGAAAAGTTAATCCGCTCTATAATGTTGTCCTCACAAAAACTGCTTCCCCAACATACCGTTGCTAAGGAACGAGTTAAACAAGGAAAACCTGAACCCAATTCGTTCTGGCTATGGGGGCAGGGAAGAACACCTCAAATACAATCCTATCAGGAAAAATTTAATCTTAATGGTGTGGTTATCTCTGCAGTTGACCTTGTAAAAGGGATTGGCATTTCCGCAGGATTGGAGTCTATTGATGTGCCGGGAGCAACAGGCTGGATTGATACAAATTATCAAGGGAAAATCGAAACAGCTTTATCTGCCCTGACTCGTGTAGATTTCGCTCTTGTGCATGTAGAAGCACCGGATGAATCGGCTCATCAAGGCGATTTAAAATTGAAAATCAAAGCCATTGAAGATTTCGATGAGAAAATTGTTCGTCCTGCTTTAGAGTTTATTAAACAGTCTAACGAAAGTATCCGTTTATTTGTTGCCCCGGACCATGTTACCGCTCTTTCCACACGAACCCATGCTCAGGGTGCAGTCCCGTTTGCGATGTGTGGTGCCGATATTGAAGTTTCTGGTATTACGGAATACCATGAATCATCTGCAAAAAAAACGGGTATCTATTATCCGGAGGCTCATGAACTCATTCGCCATTTTCTTATGGGGGAACCCTTCTACATAGGAAGCTAA
- the cimA gene encoding citramalate synthase yields the protein MNSPTQKEKVEIYDTTLRDGAQGPGIKFSTDDQIRVILALDDLGVHYIEAGQPASNPKAEQIFNKAKSLNLKHTKIVAFGSTRHPKSHISEDPNINALLRAETEITTIFTKTSALHATEVLGVSLEENLKLIEESVSYLKKHGRKVFLDAEHFFDGYDLNPEYAIQTLQVAIDNGADLLVLCDTNGGHLPQQVEIITRKVVEKFPDTPIGIHTHNDTGCAVANSLAAVYAGARHVQGTINGYGERTGNANLCTLIPNLQFKMGFDVINEEQMKKLTYTSHFIAELANVTPKDSDPYVGRDAFTHKAGMHADAVRKTKSSYEHINPEWIGNLTHIAVSELSGRANLIQKAQELGIHLDKDSPQLRKLLQRIKALETEGYEFEGADASFELELLKAMGLYQPSFEVLSFHTRVNQWAMDRHAESEATVKIQLPDNSVAHTVANGDGPVDALNNAIRKALEPYFPELKNVHLEDYKVRILNGQKATKSKTRVLIESSDEKQQWGTVGVSENIITASFTALIDSIYYKLYKSNKENNGRKTTNHQ from the coding sequence ATGAACAGTCCCACACAAAAAGAAAAAGTTGAAATCTATGATACAACTTTACGGGATGGTGCTCAGGGACCCGGTATAAAATTTTCTACGGATGACCAGATTCGTGTCATCCTCGCATTAGATGATTTAGGCGTGCATTACATTGAGGCAGGTCAACCGGCTTCCAATCCGAAAGCGGAACAGATTTTTAATAAAGCAAAAAGTTTAAATTTAAAACATACAAAAATAGTGGCTTTCGGAAGTACCCGACATCCTAAATCGCATATTTCAGAAGACCCCAACATCAACGCATTGCTTCGGGCAGAAACAGAAATTACAACTATCTTTACTAAAACCTCTGCCCTTCATGCGACAGAAGTTTTAGGCGTTTCTTTAGAAGAAAATCTAAAACTTATCGAGGAATCTGTTTCTTATCTTAAAAAGCACGGTAGAAAAGTCTTTCTTGATGCGGAACATTTCTTTGATGGATACGATTTAAATCCTGAATATGCAATACAAACATTGCAGGTGGCTATAGATAATGGCGCCGATTTATTAGTTCTATGCGATACCAACGGTGGACATCTACCCCAACAGGTAGAAATAATTACCCGAAAGGTCGTGGAAAAATTTCCCGATACACCTATAGGAATTCATACCCACAATGATACCGGCTGTGCTGTTGCCAATAGTCTTGCAGCGGTCTATGCAGGAGCAAGACATGTTCAGGGGACCATTAATGGTTATGGAGAAAGAACAGGGAACGCTAATCTTTGCACATTAATCCCTAATCTGCAATTTAAGATGGGATTTGATGTGATTAACGAAGAGCAGATGAAAAAATTGACCTATACCTCACATTTCATAGCCGAACTTGCCAATGTTACACCTAAAGATTCAGACCCTTATGTCGGTAGAGATGCCTTTACCCATAAAGCGGGAATGCATGCAGACGCTGTTCGAAAAACGAAATCCAGTTATGAACATATTAATCCTGAATGGATAGGGAATCTGACCCATATTGCCGTGAGCGAACTTTCCGGTCGGGCAAACCTTATTCAAAAAGCCCAGGAATTGGGAATTCATCTTGATAAGGATAGCCCTCAGCTTCGTAAATTGCTACAACGCATTAAGGCATTAGAAACAGAAGGATACGAATTTGAAGGGGCTGATGCTTCCTTTGAATTGGAATTATTAAAGGCGATGGGATTGTATCAGCCTTCCTTTGAGGTGTTAAGCTTTCATACACGGGTGAATCAATGGGCCATGGACCGACATGCTGAGTCAGAAGCCACAGTAAAAATCCAACTCCCGGATAATTCCGTGGCACATACAGTTGCTAATGGAGATGGTCCTGTAGATGCCTTAAACAATGCTATTCGTAAAGCATTAGAACCTTACTTCCCTGAACTTAAAAATGTGCATCTCGAAGATTACAAGGTGCGCATACTCAACGGTCAAAAGGCTACAAAATCAAAAACCCGTGTGTTAATCGAATCCAGTGATGAAAAACAACAATGGGGCACTGTCGGTGTTTCGGAAAATATCATCACGGCATCTTTCACCGCCCTGATTGATAGTATATACTATAAACTATATAAATCTAACAAGGAAAACAACGGCCGCAAAACAACAAATCATCAATAA